A genomic window from Pseudonocardia broussonetiae includes:
- a CDS encoding Na+/H+ antiporter: MHVELTLLVLVLGALAITAVCRRFDVSAPLVLVVAGIAASFLPGIEGLEIEPDVVLLVVLTPLLYSAALESSYLGIRANRRPIGLLAVGLPAFTALAVGLVAWWLVPELSLAAALVLGAVVAPPDAVSALAVGRRLGLPRRVMTILGGESLINDATALTLFRVFVAAAAGTAVSVLDGLWMFLAAAVGGTVIGLAVGWLVHRVRMHLHDARVESALGLVVPFAVYLVAEEAHTSGVLAVVVTGLYLGHHAPEGGYASRLQEQAVWQASDTILESVVFALIGLQLTTVIAQAGDAGRLVLYGLAVTAATVLARVVWVFPATYLPRALFRGVRKADPRPPWQVPAVISWSGMRGVVTLAAAFAIPATVPGRDTIVFLAFFVTIATLLLHGLTLPAIIHRLGVRDTSGEAQVLAEAQAQYAAVQASIGRLDELMTDSGGGATAHTAEKLRRFAQMRANQVWEQLGRPESETGESPGAAYNRLRREMLTRERDTFVARRDAGEIDDEILRRVQRQLDLEEAMLARDDG, translated from the coding sequence ATGCACGTCGAGCTGACCCTGCTCGTCCTCGTCCTGGGGGCGCTGGCCATCACCGCGGTGTGCCGCCGGTTCGACGTCTCCGCGCCGCTGGTGCTGGTCGTCGCCGGCATCGCGGCGTCGTTCCTGCCCGGGATCGAGGGACTGGAGATCGAGCCGGACGTCGTCCTGCTCGTCGTGCTGACGCCGCTGCTGTACTCCGCGGCGCTGGAGTCGTCCTACCTCGGGATCCGCGCCAACCGGCGTCCGATCGGCCTGCTCGCCGTCGGGCTGCCCGCGTTCACCGCGCTGGCCGTGGGGCTGGTGGCGTGGTGGCTGGTGCCCGAGCTGTCGCTGGCCGCCGCACTCGTCCTGGGCGCCGTCGTGGCCCCGCCGGACGCCGTGTCCGCGCTGGCCGTGGGCCGCCGGCTGGGGCTGCCGCGGCGGGTCATGACGATCCTCGGCGGCGAGAGCCTGATCAACGACGCCACCGCGCTGACGCTGTTCCGGGTGTTCGTCGCGGCCGCCGCCGGCACCGCGGTCTCCGTGCTGGACGGGCTCTGGATGTTCCTGGCCGCGGCCGTCGGCGGCACCGTGATCGGGCTGGCCGTCGGCTGGCTCGTGCACCGGGTCCGGATGCACCTGCACGACGCCCGCGTGGAGAGCGCGCTCGGGCTCGTCGTGCCGTTCGCGGTGTACCTGGTCGCGGAGGAGGCGCACACGTCCGGCGTGCTCGCCGTCGTCGTCACCGGGCTGTACCTGGGCCACCACGCGCCCGAGGGCGGCTACGCGTCGCGGCTGCAGGAGCAGGCGGTGTGGCAGGCGAGCGACACGATCCTGGAGTCGGTCGTGTTCGCCCTCATCGGGCTGCAGCTGACCACGGTCATCGCGCAGGCGGGCGACGCCGGGCGCCTCGTGCTCTACGGGCTCGCCGTCACCGCGGCCACGGTGCTGGCCCGGGTGGTGTGGGTGTTCCCCGCGACCTACCTCCCGCGCGCGCTGTTCCGCGGCGTGCGCAAGGCGGATCCACGGCCGCCGTGGCAGGTGCCGGCGGTGATCTCCTGGTCGGGGATGCGCGGGGTGGTGACGCTCGCCGCCGCCTTCGCGATCCCGGCTACCGTGCCCGGGCGGGACACGATCGTCTTCCTGGCCTTCTTCGTCACGATCGCGACGCTGCTGCTGCACGGGCTGACGCTGCCCGCGATCATCCACCGCCTCGGCGTCCGCGACACGAGCGGCGAGGCCCAGGTGCTCGCCGAGGCGCAGGCGCAGTACGCGGCGGTGCAGGCCTCCATCGGGCGCCTCGACGAGCTCATGACCGACTCCGGGGGCGGGGCGACGGCGCACACCGCGGAGAAGCTGCGGCGGTTCGCGCAGATGCGGGCCAACCAGGTGTGGGAGCAGCTCGGGCGGCCGGAGTCGGAGACGGGCGAGAGCCCCGGGGCGGCCTACAACCGGCTGCGGCGCGAGATGCTCACCCGCGAGCGCGACACGTTCGTCGCCCGGCGCGACGCGGGCGAGATCGACGACGAGATCCTGCGGCGGGTGCAGCGCCAGCTCGACCTGGAGGAGGCGATGCTGGCGCGCGACGACGGCTGA
- a CDS encoding type II secretion system F family protein, with translation MSPAVTPPALLLLAAALLTGGHRAGAARLRATRRTVATAPAALRPASIAVGTVAGAALGAVLGGPVAGAVAALGALGALLVAQRLPARSAPPDLAALATGWELLAVCLRAGLPVASAVAAAAGPLPGPCGVELRRVAGLLELGSDPDDAWRAAQEVPVLAVFARAAGRSAGTGAALARVAVAEAARVRSELADSAQARAQRAGVLITGPLGLCFLPAFLVLGIAPVVIGLAGQALARW, from the coding sequence ATGAGTCCCGCCGTCACTCCCCCGGCGCTGCTCCTGCTGGCCGCCGCGCTCCTGACGGGCGGGCACCGCGCCGGCGCGGCGCGGCTGCGCGCCACCCGGCGGACGGTCGCGACCGCACCCGCGGCGCTGCGACCCGCGTCGATCGCCGTCGGGACCGTGGCGGGCGCCGCGCTGGGCGCGGTCCTCGGCGGGCCGGTCGCGGGCGCGGTCGCCGCCCTCGGGGCGCTCGGCGCGCTGCTCGTCGCGCAGCGGTTGCCCGCCCGCTCGGCGCCCCCCGACCTGGCCGCGCTCGCCACCGGCTGGGAGCTCCTCGCGGTGTGCCTGCGGGCCGGGCTGCCGGTGGCGTCGGCGGTCGCGGCGGCCGCCGGGCCGCTGCCCGGTCCCTGCGGCGTCGAGCTGCGACGGGTCGCGGGCCTGCTGGAGCTGGGCTCCGATCCCGACGACGCGTGGCGCGCGGCGCAGGAGGTCCCGGTGCTGGCGGTCTTCGCCCGCGCTGCCGGTCGCTCGGCGGGCACCGGGGCCGCGCTGGCCCGGGTGGCCGTCGCGGAGGCCGCGCGCGTGCGCTCCGAGCTCGCCGACTCCGCACAGGCGCGCGCCCAGCGGGCGGGCGTGCTGATCACGGGGCCGCTCGGCCTCTGCTTCCTGCCCGCCTTCCTGGTCCTCGGCATCGCCCCGGTCGTCATCGGCCTGGCGGGCCAGGCACTCGCACGGTGGTGA
- the arfB gene encoding alternative ribosome rescue aminoacyl-tRNA hydrolase ArfB — MRGPLVLPGRELHWRFSRASGPGGQGVNTTDSRVELSFDLARSPSVPDDLRSRALERLGGRLVDGVLTVVASEHRSQLRNREAARERLAATLRGATAADPPARRPTKPSKGAKRRRMDEKTRRGRIKRLRGRPED, encoded by the coding sequence GTGCGAGGGCCGCTGGTGCTTCCCGGGAGGGAGCTGCACTGGCGGTTCTCGCGCGCCTCGGGCCCGGGCGGGCAGGGCGTCAACACGACCGACTCGCGGGTGGAGCTGTCCTTCGACCTCGCTCGCTCGCCGTCGGTACCCGACGACCTGCGCTCCCGGGCGCTCGAGCGCCTCGGCGGGCGCCTCGTCGACGGCGTGCTGACGGTCGTCGCCTCGGAGCACCGCAGCCAGCTGCGCAACCGCGAGGCGGCCCGCGAGCGGCTGGCCGCGACGCTGCGCGGGGCCACCGCGGCCGACCCGCCCGCACGACGGCCGACGAAGCCGTCGAAGGGCGCGAAGCGCCGGCGGATGGACGAGAAGACGCGCCGGGGCCGGATCAAGCGCCTGCGCGGCCGTCCGGAGGACTGA
- a CDS encoding type II secretion system F family protein, which produces MSAACAVLAAAVLCLPPPAAVARLGALRPGPVATWSWRKPGAAVPLLAGGGLGLVLAGPGGAVAGLLVAATVRHRRAARRREAVTAGTAGELAAAVHRMADELAAGAHPATALGGTSADGPRARALLAPAAAASRLGDDVPQALRRGAEHHPEVRADVERLAAAWALSDRSGVPLAELLAGAGADLGQRVRFAARVRAELAGPRATALVLTALPALGLALGQLVGADPLGVLRGGLLGQALLVVGVALAAAGVAWTEQILRAAVPR; this is translated from the coding sequence GTGAGCGCGGCCTGTGCGGTGCTCGCCGCCGCGGTGCTCTGCCTGCCCCCTCCCGCCGCGGTCGCGCGGCTGGGGGCGCTGCGTCCCGGTCCGGTCGCCACGTGGTCCTGGCGGAAGCCGGGAGCGGCGGTCCCGCTGCTCGCGGGCGGTGGGCTGGGCCTGGTCCTCGCCGGCCCGGGCGGCGCCGTGGCCGGCCTGCTCGTCGCGGCCACCGTGCGGCACCGCCGGGCCGCCCGGCGCCGCGAGGCCGTCACCGCGGGCACGGCGGGCGAGCTCGCGGCCGCCGTCCACCGGATGGCCGACGAGCTGGCCGCGGGCGCCCATCCCGCGACCGCGCTCGGAGGGACCTCGGCCGACGGGCCGCGGGCGCGGGCGCTGCTCGCTCCCGCGGCGGCGGCGAGCCGGCTCGGCGACGACGTCCCGCAGGCGCTGCGGCGCGGCGCCGAGCACCACCCCGAGGTGCGCGCCGACGTCGAGCGGCTGGCCGCCGCCTGGGCGCTGTCCGACCGCAGCGGCGTGCCGCTCGCCGAGCTCCTCGCCGGCGCCGGGGCCGACCTGGGGCAGCGGGTGCGGTTCGCCGCCCGGGTGCGCGCCGAGCTCGCCGGGCCCCGCGCCACGGCGCTCGTCCTCACCGCCCTGCCCGCGCTCGGTCTCGCGCTGGGGCAGCTCGTCGGCGCGGATCCCCTCGGGGTCCTGCGCGGTGGGCTCCTCGGTCAGGCGCTCCTCGTCGTCGGGGTGGCGCTGGCCGCCGCGGGCGTCGCGTGGACCGAGCAGATCCTGCGCGCGGCGGTGCCGCGATGA
- the acs gene encoding acetate--CoA ligase, which yields MADSGPTLSNLSTESRSFPPSEEFAAQANATEEWYARGADDREGFWAEQADRLHWHQKWDEVLDWQPPFAKWFVNGKLNVAYNCVDRHVDDGHGEQVAFHWEGEPGDSRTITYADLKREVSKAANALVELGVQAGDRVAIQLPMIPEAVISMLACARLGAMHSVVFGGFSPGALKARIEDAECKLLITSDGQFRRGKPAPMKENTDEAVAQTPTIEHVLVVKRTETEVPWTEGRDVWWHDVVDRQSDEHEPEAFDAEHPLFILYTSGTTGKPKGILHTSGGYLTQAAYTHHVVFDHKPGESVYWCTADIGWITGHSYIVYGPLANRATSVMYEGTPNTPHEGRHWEIVQKYGVSIYYTAPTLIRTFMKWGKEIPEKYDLSSLKVLGSVGEPINPEAWMWYRENIGGNRCPIVDTWWQTETGAIMIAPLPGVTATKPGSAMRTIPGISAEVVSEEAEPVGPGGGGYLVLDKPWPSMLRGIWGDEERYKDTYWSRFADQGYYFAGDGAKYDDDGAIWLLGRVDDVMNVSGHRISTTEVESALVSHPTVAEAAVVGAADETTGQGIVAFVILRGNAAKDGGEEAIKALRDHVAKEIGPIAKPKKILVVEELPKTRSGKIMRRLLRDVAENREVGDVSTLADSTVMNLISSGLSEGKSED from the coding sequence ATGGCCGACTCGGGACCCACGCTCAGCAACCTGTCCACGGAGAGCCGCAGCTTCCCTCCCAGCGAGGAGTTCGCGGCCCAGGCGAACGCCACGGAGGAGTGGTACGCCCGGGGGGCCGACGACCGCGAGGGGTTCTGGGCGGAGCAGGCCGACCGGCTGCACTGGCACCAGAAGTGGGACGAGGTGCTCGACTGGCAGCCCCCGTTCGCCAAGTGGTTCGTGAACGGCAAGCTCAACGTCGCCTACAACTGCGTCGACCGCCACGTCGACGACGGGCACGGCGAGCAGGTCGCGTTCCACTGGGAGGGCGAGCCCGGCGACTCCCGCACCATCACCTACGCCGACCTCAAGCGCGAGGTCAGCAAGGCGGCCAACGCCCTGGTCGAGCTGGGTGTCCAAGCGGGCGACCGCGTGGCGATCCAGCTGCCGATGATCCCCGAGGCCGTCATCTCGATGCTGGCCTGCGCGCGCCTCGGCGCGATGCACAGCGTCGTGTTCGGCGGGTTCTCCCCGGGTGCGCTCAAGGCCCGCATCGAGGACGCCGAGTGCAAGCTGCTCATCACCTCCGACGGGCAGTTCCGGCGCGGCAAGCCGGCGCCGATGAAGGAGAACACCGACGAGGCGGTCGCGCAGACGCCGACGATCGAGCACGTGCTCGTCGTCAAGCGCACCGAGACCGAGGTGCCGTGGACCGAGGGCCGCGACGTGTGGTGGCACGACGTCGTCGACAGGCAGTCCGACGAGCACGAGCCCGAGGCGTTCGACGCCGAGCACCCGCTGTTCATCCTCTACACCTCGGGCACCACCGGGAAGCCGAAGGGCATCCTGCACACCTCGGGCGGCTACCTCACGCAGGCGGCGTACACCCACCACGTGGTGTTCGACCACAAGCCCGGCGAGAGCGTCTACTGGTGCACCGCCGACATCGGCTGGATCACCGGGCACAGCTACATCGTCTACGGGCCGCTGGCCAACCGCGCCACGTCCGTCATGTACGAGGGCACGCCGAACACCCCGCACGAGGGCCGGCACTGGGAGATCGTGCAGAAGTACGGCGTCTCGATCTACTACACCGCGCCCACGCTCATCCGCACGTTCATGAAGTGGGGCAAGGAGATCCCGGAGAAGTACGACCTCTCCTCGCTCAAGGTGCTCGGCAGCGTCGGCGAGCCGATCAACCCCGAGGCCTGGATGTGGTACCGGGAGAACATCGGCGGGAACCGCTGCCCGATCGTCGACACCTGGTGGCAGACCGAGACCGGCGCGATCATGATCGCCCCGCTGCCCGGCGTCACCGCCACCAAGCCCGGCTCCGCGATGCGCACGATCCCCGGCATCAGCGCCGAGGTCGTGTCCGAGGAGGCCGAGCCCGTCGGTCCCGGCGGCGGCGGGTACCTCGTGCTCGACAAGCCGTGGCCGTCGATGCTGCGCGGCATCTGGGGCGACGAGGAGCGCTACAAGGACACCTACTGGTCGCGCTTCGCCGACCAGGGCTACTACTTCGCGGGCGACGGTGCGAAGTACGACGACGACGGCGCGATCTGGCTGCTGGGCCGCGTCGACGACGTCATGAACGTGTCCGGGCACCGCATCTCCACCACCGAGGTGGAGTCCGCGCTGGTCAGTCACCCGACCGTGGCCGAGGCGGCCGTCGTCGGCGCGGCGGACGAGACCACCGGCCAGGGCATCGTGGCGTTCGTGATCCTGCGCGGCAACGCGGCGAAGGACGGCGGCGAGGAGGCGATCAAGGCCCTGCGCGACCACGTCGCCAAGGAGATCGGGCCGATCGCCAAGCCGAAGAAGATCCTCGTCGTCGAGGAGCTGCCCAAGACCCGCTCGGGCAAGATCATGCGGCGGCTGCTGCGCGACGTCGCGGAGAACCGCGAGGTCGGCGACGTCTCGACGCTCGCCGACTCCACCGTGATGAACCTGATCTCCTCGGGTCTCAGCGAGGGCAAGTCGGAGGACTGA
- a CDS encoding TadA family conjugal transfer-associated ATPase: MSERAGGVLVERVRSRLAATGDGTGSAAVAAAVRAESGGVASDLDVLDALRVLREEFVGAGPLDALLRDPRTTDVLVHGGGAVWVDRGTGPEPAGVRLPDEAAVRRLAQRLALAAGRRLDDASPFVDGWLADAGVRLHAVLPPVAADGTCLSLRVLRPAAHDLAALRRMGTIDAGGEALLRAVLAARLALLVSGGTGTGKTTILGALLSAVDPRERILCVEDAQELSPRHPHVVRLVSRPANIEGAGGVALRDLVRQALRMRPDRLVVGEVRGAEVAEMLSAMNTGHDGGAGTVHANSVNEVPARLEALAALGGMPRPALHSQLAAAVQVVLHMRRLRGGARVLDAVGVLARDGAEVVVRPAWTRTGGWTGERAVLGRLLAEREVAAPW, translated from the coding sequence GTGAGCGAGCGGGCGGGCGGCGTGCTCGTCGAGCGCGTCCGGTCGCGGCTCGCGGCCACCGGCGACGGCACGGGCTCGGCGGCCGTCGCGGCGGCGGTGCGGGCCGAGTCCGGCGGCGTCGCCTCCGACCTCGACGTGCTCGACGCGCTGCGCGTGCTGCGCGAGGAGTTCGTCGGCGCCGGGCCGCTCGACGCGCTGCTGCGCGACCCCCGCACCACCGACGTGCTCGTCCACGGCGGGGGCGCGGTGTGGGTCGACCGCGGCACCGGGCCCGAGCCGGCCGGGGTGCGCCTGCCCGACGAGGCGGCCGTGCGCCGGCTCGCGCAGCGGCTGGCGCTGGCCGCCGGGCGCCGGCTCGACGACGCCTCCCCCTTCGTCGACGGCTGGCTGGCCGACGCCGGCGTCCGCCTGCACGCCGTGCTGCCGCCCGTCGCGGCCGACGGCACGTGCCTGTCGCTGCGCGTCCTGCGGCCCGCGGCGCACGACCTCGCGGCCCTGCGCCGGATGGGCACCATCGACGCCGGTGGGGAGGCCCTGCTGCGGGCGGTGCTCGCCGCCCGGCTGGCCCTGCTCGTGTCCGGCGGCACCGGCACGGGGAAGACCACGATCCTCGGCGCGCTGCTCAGCGCCGTCGACCCGCGGGAGCGCATCCTCTGCGTCGAGGACGCCCAGGAGCTGTCCCCGCGGCACCCGCACGTCGTGCGGCTGGTGTCGCGCCCGGCCAACATCGAGGGCGCGGGCGGGGTGGCGCTGCGCGACCTCGTGCGCCAGGCCCTGCGGATGCGGCCCGACCGGCTCGTCGTCGGGGAGGTCCGCGGCGCGGAGGTCGCCGAGATGCTCTCGGCGATGAACACCGGCCACGACGGCGGTGCGGGCACGGTGCACGCCAACTCGGTGAACGAGGTGCCCGCCCGCCTGGAGGCGCTGGCAGCGCTCGGCGGGATGCCGCGGCCGGCGCTGCACAGCCAGCTCGCCGCGGCCGTCCAGGTGGTGCTGCACATGCGGCGCCTGCGCGGCGGGGCGCGCGTGCTCGACGCGGTGGGCGTGCTCGCCCGCGACGGTGCGGAAGTGGTCGTGCGGCCCGCGTGGACGCGCACCGGCGGCTGGACCGGCGAGCGCGCGGTGCTCGGGCGGCTGCTCGCCGAGCGGGAGGTGGCGGCGCCGTGGTGA
- a CDS encoding alpha/beta fold hydrolase, whose translation MRAPDPSSVRVPGPWSHREVSANGIRQHVVECGDGPLVVLLHGFPEFWWTWRHQLVALAEHGFRAVAVDLRGYGDTDKPPRGYDLWTLAGDAAGLIGALGETRAHVVGHDWGGLIAWTVAALQPRRVRSLTVLGAPHPLAVRSQFVRDLRGQGRATASYALAFQVPRWPERALRVDDGARVERILRGWAGPDWAASDDFAEAAARCRSAIRVPGVVHCAMEYYRWALRSQFRGDGRRYAAAVSRPVDAPVLQVHGALDPCLLPSTAARSGEWAAGPFRSEVLDGVGHFPHQERPDAVNALLAGFLTP comes from the coding sequence GTGCGCGCGCCCGATCCGTCGTCGGTGCGCGTCCCCGGCCCGTGGTCGCACCGCGAGGTGTCGGCCAACGGGATCCGGCAGCACGTCGTCGAGTGCGGTGACGGGCCGCTGGTCGTGCTGCTGCACGGCTTCCCGGAGTTCTGGTGGACCTGGCGCCACCAGCTCGTCGCGCTGGCCGAGCACGGGTTCCGCGCCGTGGCTGTCGACCTGCGCGGCTACGGCGACACCGACAAGCCGCCCCGCGGCTACGACCTGTGGACCCTCGCGGGCGACGCCGCCGGCCTGATCGGGGCGCTCGGTGAGACCCGCGCGCACGTCGTCGGGCACGACTGGGGCGGGCTGATCGCGTGGACGGTGGCCGCGCTGCAGCCCCGGCGCGTCCGCTCGCTGACGGTGCTCGGGGCGCCGCACCCGCTGGCCGTGCGGTCGCAGTTCGTGCGCGACCTGCGCGGCCAGGGTCGGGCGACGGCGTCCTACGCGCTCGCGTTCCAGGTGCCGCGCTGGCCCGAGCGCGCCCTGCGCGTCGACGACGGGGCGCGCGTCGAGCGGATCCTGCGCGGCTGGGCGGGGCCGGACTGGGCGGCCTCCGACGACTTCGCCGAGGCCGCCGCCCGGTGCCGCAGCGCGATCCGCGTGCCGGGCGTCGTGCACTGCGCGATGGAGTACTACCGGTGGGCGTTGCGATCGCAGTTCCGGGGCGACGGGAGGCGGTACGCGGCCGCGGTGTCCCGGCCCGTCGACGCGCCGGTGCTGCAGGTCCACGGCGCGCTCGACCCGTGCCTGCTGCCGTCGACGGCGGCCCGGTCGGGGGAGTGGGCGGCCGGGCCGTTCCGGTCGGAGGTGCTGGACGGCGTGGGGCACTTCCCGCACCAGGAGCGCCCGGACGCCGTGAACGCGCTGCTGGCGGGGTTCCTGACGCCCTGA
- a CDS encoding HAD family hydrolase — protein MPAAPSTPLPERPTVAAFFDLDKTIIAGSSALAFSRPFRRQGLISRQAVLRSGYAQLLLVLSGADATTMESLRRRITALCTGWEVAHVSAIVAETLHEIVEPLVYAEATSLIAEHRAAGEEVVVLSASGQEVVEPIAALVGADRCLATRMRVVEGRYTGEIEYYCYGEEKARAARDIALARGYDLADCRAYSDSITDLPLLEAVGHPTVVNPDKALRRLALERGWPILTFSAPVALGVRFRPPVPVVAALGGVGVAALAGAGWYGLRHRRG, from the coding sequence GTGCCAGCCGCGCCGTCGACACCCCTGCCGGAACGCCCCACGGTGGCGGCCTTCTTCGACCTCGACAAGACGATCATCGCGGGGTCGAGCGCGCTCGCGTTCAGCCGCCCGTTCCGCCGCCAGGGACTGATCAGCCGGCAGGCCGTCCTGCGCAGCGGCTACGCCCAGCTCCTGCTCGTCCTGTCCGGAGCCGACGCGACGACGATGGAGTCGCTGCGCCGCCGGATCACGGCGCTGTGCACGGGCTGGGAGGTCGCGCACGTCAGCGCGATCGTCGCGGAGACGCTGCACGAGATCGTCGAACCGCTCGTGTACGCCGAGGCCACCTCGCTGATCGCCGAGCACCGGGCCGCGGGCGAGGAGGTCGTCGTGCTGTCGGCGTCGGGGCAGGAGGTCGTCGAGCCGATCGCGGCGCTGGTCGGCGCCGACCGCTGCCTGGCCACGCGCATGCGCGTCGTCGAGGGCCGCTACACCGGCGAGATCGAGTACTACTGCTACGGCGAGGAGAAGGCCCGCGCCGCCCGCGACATCGCCCTGGCGCGCGGCTACGACCTCGCCGACTGCCGCGCCTACTCCGACTCGATCACCGACCTGCCGCTGCTGGAGGCCGTCGGCCACCCGACCGTGGTCAACCCGGACAAGGCGCTGCGTCGCCTGGCGCTGGAACGCGGCTGGCCGATCCTGACGTTCAGCGCGCCGGTGGCGCTCGGGGTGCGGTTCCGCCCGCCGGTCCCGGTGGTCGCGGCGCTCGGCGGGGTCGGGGTGGCGGCGCTCGCGGGCGCCGGATGGTACGGGCTCCGGCACCGTCGCGGGTGA
- a CDS encoding phage holin family protein: protein MASSTSSSGAGVPPVLPSIPLAKEPAVPASEQSIGTLVREATAQVSTLVRAEVELARSEVTAEVKKGLQGSIFFIVALVVALFSLFFLFFALGETLALFLNRSASFWIVFGIMILVAGVFGLFGYLRVRKIRKPERTISSLKESAQVLSNRGHGEQQGRLNGHGTR, encoded by the coding sequence GTGGCCAGCTCGACCAGCTCCAGCGGCGCGGGGGTCCCGCCCGTGCTGCCCTCGATCCCGCTCGCGAAGGAGCCGGCCGTGCCGGCGTCGGAACAGTCGATCGGCACGCTCGTCCGCGAGGCCACCGCCCAGGTGTCGACGCTGGTCCGCGCCGAGGTCGAGCTGGCGCGTTCCGAGGTCACCGCCGAGGTGAAGAAGGGCCTGCAGGGCAGCATCTTCTTCATCGTCGCGCTCGTCGTGGCGCTGTTCAGCCTGTTCTTCCTGTTCTTCGCGCTCGGCGAGACGCTCGCGCTGTTCCTCAACCGCTCCGCGTCGTTCTGGATCGTCTTCGGGATCATGATCCTGGTCGCCGGCGTGTTCGGACTGTTCGGCTACCTGCGGGTGCGCAAGATCCGCAAGCCGGAGCGCACGATCAGCTCGCTGAAGGAGTCGGCGCAGGTGCTGTCGAACCGCGGCCACGGCGAGCAGCAGGGCCGGCTGAACGGCCACGGCACCCGCTGA
- the ssd gene encoding septum site-determining protein Ssd: MVSDPDLLDAVLRLAAAAGCELDRAVDATAARRQWAEAPVVLLDAAAAQQCARHGLPRRGRVVVAVRGEPPPAVWQQAVAIGAEHVVSLPEAEPWLVAALSEATEEPRGRGPVVGVVGGRGGAGASVLAAAVAVAAVRAGRRALLVDCDPLGGGLDLVLGAEDLDGLRWPGVGVAGGRVPAAALHAALPAPPVAGRGGGELALLSCDRAAGGPGAAAVTAVIDAGRRAGETVVCDLPRHGTDAAAAALGAADLVVLVVPADVRSCAAAARVVAVLAEHGAVPRLVVRGPAPGGVDAAEVARALELPLLATMRPEPGLARALERGEAPGRARGPLAGAARAVLAELALVTGGGS; encoded by the coding sequence ATGGTGTCCGATCCCGACCTGCTCGACGCGGTGCTGCGCCTGGCCGCCGCCGCGGGATGCGAGCTCGACCGCGCCGTCGACGCCACCGCGGCGCGGCGGCAGTGGGCCGAAGCTCCCGTGGTGCTGCTCGACGCCGCCGCCGCGCAGCAGTGCGCCCGCCACGGCCTGCCGCGGCGCGGGCGGGTCGTCGTCGCGGTCCGGGGCGAGCCGCCGCCCGCGGTGTGGCAGCAGGCCGTCGCGATCGGGGCGGAGCACGTCGTGTCGCTCCCCGAGGCCGAGCCCTGGCTGGTCGCGGCGCTGTCGGAGGCCACCGAGGAGCCGCGCGGGCGCGGGCCGGTGGTCGGCGTCGTCGGCGGGCGCGGCGGGGCGGGGGCCTCGGTGCTGGCCGCCGCCGTCGCGGTGGCGGCGGTCCGGGCCGGGCGGCGGGCGCTGCTGGTCGACTGCGACCCCCTCGGGGGCGGCCTCGACCTCGTCCTGGGCGCCGAGGACCTCGACGGTCTGCGCTGGCCCGGCGTCGGGGTCGCGGGTGGCCGGGTCCCGGCCGCCGCGCTGCACGCGGCCCTGCCCGCTCCTCCCGTCGCGGGCCGCGGCGGCGGCGAGCTCGCCCTGCTCTCCTGCGACCGCGCGGCGGGCGGGCCGGGCGCCGCGGCCGTCACGGCGGTGATCGACGCCGGGCGGCGCGCGGGCGAGACGGTGGTCTGCGACCTGCCCCGCCACGGCACCGACGCCGCGGCCGCCGCGCTGGGCGCGGCCGACCTGGTGGTCCTCGTGGTGCCCGCCGACGTCCGGTCGTGCGCGGCGGCGGCCCGCGTCGTCGCGGTGCTGGCCGAGCACGGGGCGGTGCCGCGGTTGGTCGTGCGGGGCCCGGCGCCCGGCGGTGTCGACGCCGCGGAGGTCGCGCGCGCCCTGGAGCTGCCGCTGCTGGCCACGATGCGGCCCGAGCCGGGGCTGGCCCGTGCCCTGGAGCGCGGTGAGGCGCCGGGCCGGGCACGGGGGCCGCTGGCCGGTGCGGCCCGCGCGGTGCTCGCGGAGCTGGCGCTGGTCACCGGGGGCGGGTCGTGA
- a CDS encoding oxidoreductase, translated as MVRVNAPDPLAPLTELPGVAEAVARARDAVVAVHNHPANGRQGWPAGAAEAGIRAARASAALDGAPLDSPDTVTDPVLAGAVRIAEESGRLLGAWRTSPSQALARLHVLAAADLVAADRHHAELGRPRSGPGLADRLALLAGLLTGGTRAPAPVLAAVVHGELLALAPFGSANGVVARAASRLTAVAAGLDPRGLTVPEVGHLRRAAEYRAAAEGFATGGADGVGAWILHCCAQWEAGAREATAMADARS; from the coding sequence ATGGTTCGGGTGAACGCCCCGGATCCGCTCGCGCCGCTCACCGAGCTCCCCGGCGTCGCCGAGGCGGTGGCGCGGGCCCGCGACGCGGTCGTGGCGGTGCACAACCACCCGGCCAACGGGCGGCAGGGCTGGCCGGCGGGCGCCGCCGAGGCGGGCATCCGGGCCGCCCGCGCGTCGGCCGCGCTCGACGGGGCGCCGCTCGACTCCCCCGACACCGTCACCGACCCGGTCCTCGCGGGTGCCGTGCGCATCGCCGAGGAGTCGGGGCGGCTGCTGGGCGCGTGGCGGACCTCGCCGTCGCAGGCGCTGGCCCGGCTGCACGTGCTGGCCGCAGCCGACCTCGTCGCCGCCGACCGCCACCACGCCGAGCTCGGCCGCCCGCGCTCCGGGCCGGGCCTCGCCGACCGGCTCGCGCTGCTGGCCGGCCTGCTCACCGGCGGCACCCGGGCACCGGCGCCGGTCCTGGCCGCCGTGGTGCACGGGGAGCTGCTGGCGCTGGCGCCGTTCGGGTCCGCGAACGGGGTCGTCGCGCGGGCCGCGTCCCGGCTCACCGCGGTGGCGGCCGGGCTCGACCCCCGTGGACTCACCGTCCCCGAGGTGGGCCACCTGCGCCGGGCCGCGGAGTACCGCGCCGCCGCCGAGGGGTTCGCGACGGGCGGGGCCGACGGCGTGGGGGCGTGGATCCTGCACTGCTGCGCGCAGTGGGAGGCCGGGGCGCGCGAGGCGACCGCGATGGCGGACGCGCGGAGCTGA